A single region of the Vicia villosa cultivar HV-30 ecotype Madison, WI linkage group LG4, Vvil1.0, whole genome shotgun sequence genome encodes:
- the LOC131600371 gene encoding transcription factor SPEECHLESS-like yields the protein METQNLTIDDTTSLLSDIFNETQFAGEDLFSILENLENFNHFPIITNHQNSKTSFTTPQDSETEPAETSQKTKRQKIAPSSVIEEPNSDGQHRMSHITVERNRRKQMNEQLSILKSLMPCFYVKRGDQASIVEGVIDYINELHQLLQCLESKKQRKVYNEVLSPRLLVSSPRPSPLISPRLVLPISPTTPHSQQWLQSIGNHLSSEPSPTSSVSSINDNINELVANSTSSVADVEVKFCGSHLLLKTVSSRIPGQVFRIMSVLEDLALEIVHVSVSTADETMLNSFTIKIGIECQLSAEELAQHIQQTFC from the exons ATGGAAACTCAAAATCTCACAATAGATGATACCACCTCATTATTATCTGATATTTTCAATGAAACACAGTTTGCAGGAGAAGATCTCTTTTCCATTTTAGAAAACCTAGAAAACTTCAATCATTTTCCCATCATTACCAATCACCAAAACTCAAAAACTTCTTTTACTACTCCACAAGATTCTGAAACTGAGCCTGCTGAAACATCACAGAAAACCAAGAGACAGAAGATTGCTCCGAGTTCAGTTATCGAGGAACCAAACAGCGATGGACAACATCGAATGTCGCATATCACTGTCGAACGAAATCGGAGAAAGCAAATGAATGAGCAGTTATCCATCTTGAAGTCACTCATGCCTTGCTTTTATGTCAAACGC GGAGACCAAGCATCAATAGTTGAAGGTGTAATCGATTACATCAACGAGTTACATCAACTACTCCAATGCCTAGAatccaagaaacaaagaaaagttTACAATGAAGTACTAAGTCCAAGACTATTAGTTTCAAGTCCAAGGCCTTCACCACTAATAAGTCCTAGACTAGTCTTACCAATTAGTCCAACAACTCCACATTCACAACAATGGTTGCAATCAATTGGTAATCATCTTTCATCCGAACCTTCTCCTACTTCTTCGGTTTCTTCCATCAACGACAATATCAACGAGCTTGTCGCGAATTCAACTTCATCTGTTGCTGATGTTGAGGTTAAGTTCTGTGGCTCACATTTGCTTTTGAAAACTGTTTCATCCCGAATTCCGGGGCAGGTTTTCAGAATAATGTCTGTCCTTGAAGATCTAGCACTTGAAATTGTTCATGTTAGTGTTAGTACCGCTGATGAAACCATGTTAAACTCATTCACTATTAAG ATTGGAATTGAATGCCAACTGAGTGCTGAGGAACTAGCTCAACATATCCAACAGACATTTTGTTAA